ACGTCCCGGACATTGCCGGCCTCCCAGCGGGCGTTGCCGATGGTGTGCCCGGAGTTCAGCACCTCCAGCCGCGCCAGATTCTCCCGATCGGCGTCCACCGCCGCCGCGAACCGCCGCAACAGCCGCGCCCGGTCCCCCGGAGCCACCGCCCGCCACGCCGGAAACGCGGCCCGCGCACGACCGATCGCCGCATCCGTCTCCTCGGCACTGGTGAGCGCAACCTGCCGCACGACCTCCTCGGTGGCCGGGTTGCGCACCTCACAAACCGCATTCCCACCCGCAGAAACGACCTCAGCTGCTGCCATCATTCACCTTCCCGAACCAGATGCCGGAACCATCTGTTCCGGTGTGCACGATGCGCCGGTCATCTGTTCTCGCACGCGGGATGCGACGATCATCTGTTCTCGTACACACGATGCCGCAACTATCCGGTCCGATAAGCACGATGCCCGAACCGTCTGTTCGGGCAAGCAGGATGCTGCCGTCATCTGCCCTGGCACCCAGGATGGGGCCGTCATCTACCCTCCCCCGCGGCGTTCACCAGTGCGGCGAACAGCCGTACGTCAGCGATGTCCTGTTCCGGATGCCACTGCACGCCAAGGACAAAGCCGCCGGGCAGCTCGGCCGCCTCGACGACGCCGTCCGCTGTGTGCCCGGCAGCGACCAACCCGTCGCCGAGCCGGTCGATGCCCTGATGGTGGTAACACCGCACTTTCGCCTCAGCGCCGAGAATCGCGGCAACCCGTGTACCGGCTTTCAGGGCCACGGTGTTCGTGCCGAAGGTCGCTCGCGCGGGTTGGTGCGCTGCGCTGCCAAGAGACTCCGGAAGATGCTGCGACAACGTGCCACCCAACGCGACATTGATCACCTGCAGCCCCCGGCACACACCCAGCACGGGCTTCCCCAACGCACGGGCCGCAGCGAACAATCCAGCCTCAAAGGCGTCGCGCTCGGGACGGATGTACGTCGACTGATGCGGCTGCTGCCCATAGCGGCCCGGGTCGACGTCTGCACCACCGGTAAGCACAAGACCGTCGACACGTGCGACAAGCTGCTCGTACGCACTGGACACCGGCGGCAGCAACACCGGGATGCCACCAGCAGCCACAACGCACTCGGCGTAAACGCGATGCAGCAAGGTGGCTTCGGTATCCCAGACGGCGAACTTCGCGGGCTCCGAGTAAGTCGTAAGACCGATGACAGGCGCCTCAGAGGCGTTCAAAACCACGGATGCGCTCCCAGTCCGTCACGGCGCTCTCGAAAGCTTCCAACTCCACGCGCGTGGCGTTGAGGTAATGGTCGACCACTTCGTCACCGAAGGCGTCCCGCGCGATACGGCTCCCGTCGAGTGCGACAGCGGCCTCCGAAAGCGTTGTCGGCACAACGGGGTTCCCAGACGTGTACGCGTTGCCGGTGAACTCGGGCTCCAGCTGAAGTTCGTTCTCGATCCCGTGAAGCCCCGCTGCAACGAGCGCGGCGACGGCGAGGTACGGGTTCACGTCCCCGCCCGGCACACGGTTCTCCACGCGCAACGACTCGCCGTGCCCGACGACGCGAAGCGCGCAAGTGCGATTGTCCCTACCCCACGCAATCGCCGTCGGCGCGAAGCTCCCGCGTACGAAGCGCTTGTAGGAGTTGATGTTCGGCGCGAAGAAGTAAGTCAGCTCACGCAACGCGGCCAGCTGTCCGGCGAGAAAGTGCTCCATCAACGACGAGAAGCCGTACGCACCGTCTCCGGACAGCACCGCTTCACCGGACTCCGAGCGAAGACTGAGGTGGATGTGGCAGGAGTTGCCCTCGCGCTCGTTGTACTTCGCCATGAAGGTGAGGCTCTTGCCCTCCTGCGCGGCGATCTCCTTCGCACCGTTCTTGTAGACACTGTGGTTGTCGCACGTCGCCAGCGCCTCGGTGTAGCGAAACGCGATCTCCTGCTGACCCGGGTTGCACTCGCCTTTGGCCGACTCGGGGTACAGGCCGGCGCCGGCCATGTCGTTGCGGATGCGACGTAGCAGCGGCTCGATGCGCGCAGTACCCAGCATCGAGTAGTCCACGTTGTACTGGTTGGCCGGCTTCAGGCCGTGATAGCGCTTGTCCCAGGCGCTCTCGTACGAGTCGTCGAAGACGATGAACTCCAGCTCCGTACCCGCGTACGCGACCAGACCACGCTCCGCGAGCCGGTCGAGCTGACGACGCAGGACCTGCCGCGGCGACACCGACACGGGCCCGCCCTGAACCCGCTCGACGTCTGCAAGTACCAGTGCGGTGCCCTCATGCCATGGGATCTCGCGCAGCGTGCTGAAGTCCGGACGCAGCACGAAGTCACCGTAGCCACGCTCCCAGGAGGAGATCTCGTAGCCGTCCACCGTGTTCATGTCGACGTCGACGGCCAGCAGGTAATTGCACGCTTCGGTGGCGTGGTCGACGACCTCGGCGAGGAAGTACTCGGCCGAACAGCGCTTGCCCTGAAGCCGGCCCTGCATGTCGGTGATCGCGACAAGCACCGTGTCGATCGTGCCCGCAGCCACCCGGTCCCGGAGCGCGTCCAGCGTGAGCAACCCTCGCCTGCCTGCCATCACACCGTCCCAAAGGTTCGGATGGGATCCTTTGCGGGTTCTTCCTACCGGCCGGTGCGCCTGTGGTCAATCCGGGCAAAGGTATGTTCTAGACCCATTCACGGGTGCCTGCTCTGTCCGGGATGCCCGGCTGAGAAAAATCTGTGAATCGGCCCGTTCCGGGACCAAACCGGCCGTCTCGTACGTTGGACCCGGCAAGAGAGGTGAGAGGGATGACAGAAGCATTCACACAGACCACGTTCAGCCAGCAGCCCGCGCGGCCGCAGTTCCCCACGCTGCCCACCGGGTGGCCGATCGGGTCCTACGAGTCCTACGAGCAGGCACAGCAGGCGGTCGACCACCTCGCCGGCGCCGATTTCCCGGTCACCGACGTGACCATCGTCGGCATCCAGCCGATGCTGGTGGAACGCATCGCCGGCCGGATGAGCTGGGGCAAGATGCTCGGCAGCGCGGCCGTGTCCGGTGCGGTGTTCGGCCTGTTCCTCGGGCTGGTGCTGAGCATGCTCAACCCGGGTGCCGGGCTGGTGCCGATCGTGCTCGGCCTCGTCGCGGGCATCGCGTTCAACCTGCTGTTCGGCGCGCTGGGCTACGCGGCCAACCGCAACAAGCGCGGCTTCGTCTCGCAAAGCCAGCTGGTCGCCCAGCGCTATGACGTGCTCTCCCAGCCCCGCAACGCCGAACGCGGCCGCCAGCTGCTGGCCGACCTCGCCGCCCGCTCGGCCTTCACGCACTGAGCCTTGACACCCGAGCCCTCACGCACCTGACGAGCGCGCCGGGGTACCGCCACCTGCGGACCCCGGCGGCCATCACTCGCCCTCAGGCCGACCGCGCGTGCTCCGGCCTACCCATCCCCGGCCGATCCGCGGCACAAAGCTCTCCTCACCCCTGCTGGAGTCCGCGACCAGTGACCCGCCGGCTGACATTCCCCGGAACCGCCCGATCACCAGGTGAGCGAAGAACCGGGGAAGCAGCCCCGACGCTGCTCCCCCGGCCCCACGCGGCGCTACCTCATCGGCGGCGCAGGTTGGGTCGGCGGTGCCGGAGTGCTTGATGTCTCCGGGCCGCTGTGTGGCGGCGTGCTTGCCGGCGGCTTGGGGATCGCTGCCACGAACGGAACTCCGCTCTCCTCACGGCAGTAGGCCCTGGTGCTGTTGTAGCCGTTCACGTTGCCGCGGCTGTCCTGTACACCTTCGACGATCTTCGGCCGTGGGAAGCGGTTGTCGGCGTCGCGCCGCATAGTGGTGCCGGTGTCCTGCTCGCAGCCGTACCGGGTGATCGTGAGCGGTCGGCCTTGGTCGTCGTACAAGTAGACGTCCTCAAGCGGCTTACCCGACGCGTCGAACGCGTACACGTTCCGCAGCTCTTCGTCGCCGAAGCGCAGCTGCTGGTTGCCGTAGTTGTCCGCCCCCGACGCGGCGTAGGACGTGGCGTCCGAGTAGTACGCGCCGTTGTTCGGGGAGATCCGGGAGACCGCCGCGCCGAAGCCGCCGACGATCCCGCCGACCACGAACGCCGAAACCGGCACCACGAACCACATCAACCGGCGGTCCTCCGGAGCGCGAGGGCCGGCCCACACGACCGCGGCCGCAGCCACCACCAGGAACGGCAACAGCGCGGCGGCGGTGGTGTGCCGCACCATGAGCAGCAGGCCGAACAGCACGAGCACCACCGCGCAGATCACCCACCACGCCGGTTTCAACGACCGGAGGTAGCCGGCCGCACGTTCCCCGCTGCCTTCCCGCCACTTCCGCAGCGCGTTCCGCAGGCCGGTCACCTCCGGCAGCTCCAGCACCGGCTGGATCCCGCGGCGCAGCAACGCCCACAGGCTCGCCACGAACACCGGCGCCAGCAGGAGCAGCCCGAGCAGCGCGTCCGGATCGATACGCACCGCCGCGGAGAAGGCCATCAGCGCCATCCCCGCCGTGACGAGCGCCATGCCCCACAAGGCGATCCGCGGCGCCAGCAACCCGGCGGGCGCCTTCTCCGGCACTGGAGTGGCCACCTCCGCATCCTTCGGCGCGGGCGGATATCCGCCCGCCACCCGCAGTTCAGCCGCGTAGCTCTCCGGCGTGCCGAGCCGCTCGACGAGCGCTTCGACCTGCGCTGACGCACCCAGCTCCACCTCTATCTCGGCCAGATGCGTCCGGACGTCCTCGAGGACCTCCTCGATCTCCGCCTCAGGCAGATCGCCGAGCGCGGTGCGGACCCTGGCCAGGTACACCCGCATGGCAGTGGGCTTTTCCGTACTCATCCTGCGCCTCCCCGTGTCTTCCCCGCTTCACGACCGGCGTTGCCCGATGCCGCGCAGGGCTTCCCCACCCGATCGGCGACACGAGCGGACTGCCACGGCTGTGCGCTCATTTCGCCTCCTTGAGCAGGTTTTCCATTGCCGAAGCGAAGCTCCGCCACGTACTCACCGATTCGGTGAGCCGTCGCCGCCCCGGCTCGTTCAAGCTGTAGTACTTGCGATGCGGGCCTTCTTCACTCGGCACGACGTACGACGTCAGCAGCCCCGCCTTGTACAGCCGCCGCAGGGTGCCGTACACGGATGCGTCGCCGACCTCCTCCAAGCCGGCGACACGAAGTCTTCGAAGCACGTCGTAGCCGTAGCCGTCGTCGTCCCGCAGCACCGCCAGCACAGCCAGGTCCAGCACTCCCTTGAGCAGCTGACTGATCTCCACGACACCTCCCGGTCTGACGCGTGGAACGGTACCACGCATAACGAAGTAGTGCGCACGGCGTTAGGCCAAGAGGCAGAGCAGCAGCGTGGACCTCGCGCGTCCGGCGCGAGCAGGGCATATCCATCGACCGGCCGACGAAAGTCGATCATCATGGGCCGCGAAGACTTCAACGCTCCGCGGAGTCGCGCACACAGCTCGTTGCGCGCGGACCGCAGGCGACCGGAGAGCAGCACCCCGGACCGCGCTGCGGTCAGCGGCGGCTGCCAGGTCTCCGCTGGCACTTCGGGCAGAAGTACGACGACCGGCTCATGAACGGCTCCCGGCGGATCGCGGTGCCGCAACGGTCACACGGCAATCCTTCCTGCCCATACGCGGCGAGCGAACGTTCGAAGTACCCCGACTGCCCATTCACGTTGACGTACAACGCATCGAAGGAGGTTCCGCCGACCTTGAGCGCAGCCGACATCACGTCGGTGGCGGCTTCGAGCACGGCGCGGCCCTGCACCGCAGTGAGCCGATCCGCTGGCCGGGCGCCGTGCAGCTTCGCCCGCCACAGGGCTTCATCCGCGTAGATGTTGCCGATCCCGGAGACCAGCGTCTGGTCCAGCAGCGCCCGCTTGATCTCGGTCCGGCGGGAACGCAGCGCGCGCACCGCGGCGACCGGGTCGAACCGCGGATCCATCGGGTCGCGGCCGATGTGCGCGATGGTGCCCGGGAGCGTCTCCCCCTCGACCTCGACGAGGTCGTCGAGCGCCAGCCCACCGAACGTGCGCTGGTCGACGAACCGCAACTCCGGTCCGCCGTCGGCGAACCGGACCCGCACCCGCAGGTGCTTCTCGTCCGGCACCTCGCCGGGCTGCACCAGCATCTGGCCGCTCATGCCCAGATGCGCGAGCACCGCCTCGCCGTGGGACAGCTCCAGCCACAGGTACTTGCCCCGCCGCCGCGCGGCGGCGATCGTCACCCCGGCCAGCCGTCCGGTGAAGTCGGCCGCGCCGAGGGCGTGCCTGCGGATGGCGCGCTCGTGCCGCACCTCGACCGAGGAAACGGTGCGACCGGCCACATGAGCCTGCAAACCGGCACGGACGGTCTCGACCTCGGGTAGTTCGGGCATGGCGTGCATTCTGCCCACCGGCCCCGACAGTTCCGGCACCAGTGCCCCGCGAGTCACTTTCCCGCCGCCAAGTCCGTGAAGGGCCCCTTCACGGAATCAGAGTCCGTCAAGGGCCCCTTCACAGCCTTGGCCCCGGAAAGCCCGGGTATGCGAAAACGGGGCCGGCTGGCGCAGTGCCGGCAGGCCCCGTTCGCAGAGATCTCTCAGCTCTCGGTGGAGGTGTCCTCGTCGCCGGTGCCGAGTTCTTCGGACAGCGCGCGCCAGGCGGTCTCGGCCGCCTTCTGCTCGGCTTCCTTCTTCGTGGTGCCGGCCCCCCCGCCGAGCGGGCGGCCGCCGACGTACACCGTGGCGGTGAACTCCTTGCGGTGGTCCGGCCCGGTGTCCTCGACGCGGTACTCGGGCACGCCGAGCCCCGCGGAGGCGGTCAGCTCCTGCAGGCTGGTCTTCCAGTCGAGACCGGCACCCCGCAGCGGAGCCTCGGCCAGCAGGCCGTCGAACAAGTGGTGCACGAGCTTGCGCGCGATCTCGATGCCGTGCGCGAGGTAGACCGCACCGATCACGGCTTCGAGACCGTCGGCGAGAATGCTCGCCTTGTCCCGTCCGCCGGTGAGTTCCTCGCCCTTGCCGAGCAGCAGGTGCGCACCGAGCCCACCCTCGCCGAGTCCTCGCGCGACCCCGGCCAGCGCGTGCATGTTGACCACGCTGGCCCGCAGTTTCGCGAGCTGCCCCTCGGGCAGATCGGGATGGGTGGTGTAGAGATGATCGGTCACGACCAGGCCGAGCACCGCGTCGCCGAGAAACTCCAGCCGCTCGTTCGGCGGCAGCCCGCCGTTCTCGTACGCGTACGAGCGATGGGTCAGCGACAGGCGAAGCAGCTCGGGGTCGAGTACGGCCCCGAGCGCCTCGAGCAAGGGTGCGGGATCCGGCGCCGGTCCTCCGACGGGCTTACCCCCCATGACAGCCTGCCCGTCAGGCGGGTTCGACGACCTGGCGGCCGTTGTGCTGGCCGCAAGCCGGGCACGCGATGTGCTGGAGCTTGGGCTGCCGGCAGGCGCGGTTGGAGCAGGGCACCAGCTGAACCGGAGCCGCCTTCCACTGGCTGCGGCGGGAGCGCGTGTTGGATCGCGACATCTTCCGCTTCGGGACGGCCACGAGTAGATCTCCTTCAAACGGTCTGCTCGCGCTCGCGAGCGAACTGACTTCTCCCGGATCGAGCTGGACGCTCGTCAGGCTTGCTCTCCGGAGCCGTGCGCAGGCTTTCCGCCCGCGTTCCCGTCGATACGATCGACGAGCGCGGCCCACCGAGGATCTATCTTCTCATGCCCGTGTCCGGGCTCGAGATCGGCCCACTTGACGCCGCATTCCGAGCACAGCCCGGCGCAGTCCTCGCGGCACAGCGGGGCCAGCGGCAGCGCCAGCACGACCGCGTCGCGCACCGTCGGCTCGAGGTCGATCCGGTCGTCGACCAGCCGGGGGATCTCGTCCTCCTCGGTGGTCTCCTCGGTCGCCGAGCCGGGGTAGGCGAACAGCTCGGTCAGCTCGACCTCGACGTCCTCGGTCACCGGGTCGAGGCAGCGGGAGCACTCGCCGGTCGCGGCGGCCTGCGCGGTGCCGCTCACCAGCACGCCTTCGACCACGGATTCGAGCAGCAGGTCCAGCTCGACCGGGGTGCCGGCGGGGATCTCGAGCACGCCGGGCACGCCCAGCGCGGTCTCGACCGGCGCGGAACGGCGAAGCTCACGGCTCAGCCCCGCGTGCCGGCCGAGCTCACGGGTGTCGATCACCCACGGGCTGCGGTCGTCGAGCTGCGCAGGGCGGGGGGTGCGATCAGGGTTCTCGGACATCACGCCCAAGAATACGCAGGGCGCCTGCGCGGACGGCCTCAGACCTGGTAGTCGTACAGCGTCGGGCGCGAGCCGCCACCGACGTTGCCGGGGGCGCGCAGGTGGTTGCGGCCGGAATCGACGGTACGCAGCGTGGTCGCGAGCAGCTCCGAGAACTCGGCCAGCTTGCCGTCCACGTAAGCGTCGCAGTCGACGCGCTGGCGGTCGGCTTCGGCGTGTGCCTCGTCCACGATGCGCGCGGACTCGGCGTGCGCGGCCTGGACGACCTCGGTCTGCGAAACGAGCCGGGCCTGCTCGGCGCGGCCATCCTCGATCGCACGGTCGTAGGCGTCGCGGCCGGCCTGGATCATCCGCTCGGACTCGGCACGGGAGCGCTCGGTGAGGTTCTGGTACTCGGCCTGCCCACCGGCGACCATGCGCTCGGCTTCGTTGTGCGCGTCGGCGAGCATCTGCTCGGCACGGGCACGGGCGTCGGCGAGAATCTGCTCCGCTTCCGACGTCGCGTCGGAGACGGTGCGCTCGGCCTCCTCGTTCGCGCCGGCGACGGTCTCACCGGCCTCCTTGCGCGCGGCGTGCAGCAGGTCGTCGCGCTTGTCGAGCACGTCCTGCGCGTCGTCCACTTCGCCGGGAAACGCGTCGCGCACGTCGTCGAGCAGCTCGAGGACATCACCCCGGGGCACCACACAGCTGGACGTCATGGGCACCCCGCGGGCCTCTTCGACGATCGTGACGAGCTCGTCGAGCGCCTCGAAAACCCGGTACACGGCCACTCCCTCAAGCAGATATCCCCGTTCGCTGCGGTCCAGTCTGCCCGCTTCGCAGCCTGAACCGGTGAACGCACACTCGATCGGGCGTGTCCTTTTCCCCGGTGACCGGTGCCGTCCCGCCGCGGGCGCGATGGCACCGGCCGTACGCAGGTCAGGCGGTGCCGTCAAGCTTCTCGAAGGCGACGTAGCCGTACGGGGTACAGGCGCCCTTGCCGGAGATCACGCGGCCCTTGCCGCCTTGCCGGCGCCACCGTCGATGTCGATCACCTGGAAGGAGGCGTAGTGGTCACCGGTGTAGAAGTACTCGCCGCCCTCCCCGGTCACGATCCGGCGGGTGCCGCGGTTGCTCGCGCCCGGCGTGGGCACCGTGTACTCGTGGTAGTAGCTCGAAGCGCAGGACGGCAGGATGCCTTCGCGGTTGGTGAACACAACCCCGTCATTCTTGGGGTACGGGTACGGCCCGCCCTTGAGGATCAGCTGGTAGGTGTCGGTGGCCTGGGCGGGCAGCGAGGACAGCGCCACGTGCTTGAACCCGGAGAGGTCACCACAGGAGTTCTGCGCCGGGGAGGCCTGCACGGCGGGTGCGGCCACCGGGGCGAGCGGTGCGGCCTCCGCGGCCGAACCGAACCCCAGGAACGCGACCATCAATGTGAACAGGACACCGGCTATACGCGATCGATGGTTGGTCATTTTCGGACCGTAACCCGCGGCTATGGTCGCGAGGATGCCATGAGGTGAACAGTGTCCGGCGACGCGCGAAGTTCCGACGAAGGTAGGAGTCCGTTCGGGCTAACCCGCGTACGGCGACGTCTCCGACAATGCGCAGAGCGGGCGTTTCAGTCCTTCTTCGCGAACACCGCGGTCAACCGCTCGTACACCACCGGCGGCACGAGCTTCTCGATGTCACCGCCGAGCGCTGCGATCTCCTTGACGAGCGAGCTGGACACGAAGCCGTACGCGGGGTTGTTCGCCATCAGTAGCGTTTCCAGTCCGGTCAGTTCCCGGTTCATCTGGGCCATCTGCAGCTCGTAGTCGAAGTCGCTCACCGACCGCAGGCCCTTCGCCACGGCTGCGATGTCGTTGTCGCGGCAGTAGTCCACCAACAGGCCGTGCCACGAATCGACGCGTACGTTGGGCAGCTTCGCGGTGATCTCCCGCAGCATCTCCATGCGTTCTTCGACGCTGAAGAGGCCCTTCTTGCTCTTGTTCACCCCCACTGCCACCACGACTTCGTCAAAGAGGGCCGAGGCCCGCTCGATGATGTCGAGGTGCCCGTTGGTGGCCGGATCGTAGGAACCGGGGCATACCGCGCGACGCATGCGCGGACGCTACCAAGCCGCGACGGTCCACGTGCATCTCGTGACGACTGCGTCACACCGTCGATGAACGGTGGTACTCAGCCCAGTAGAGCGCCGTGTCGCCGTACCGCTTGTCGCGCGTCGGTACGAACGCGTCGGGCCATGTCGGCGCTCCGTCCCGCGACGCGCGCTCGATCACCGCAAGCCCACCGTCGACAAGCCAGCTGTTGTCGTGGAGCGCGGCGAGCACCATGCCGAGCGCTGCTGGGTCGACCGCGTACGGCGGGTCTGCGAGGACGAGATCGAACTCCACCGTCGCCGGACCCGCGACTACCG
This Amycolatopsis sulphurea DNA region includes the following protein-coding sequences:
- a CDS encoding gamma-glutamyl-gamma-aminobutyrate hydrolase family protein, with protein sequence MVLNASEAPVIGLTTYSEPAKFAVWDTEATLLHRVYAECVVAAGGIPVLLPPVSSAYEQLVARVDGLVLTGGADVDPGRYGQQPHQSTYIRPERDAFEAGLFAAARALGKPVLGVCRGLQVINVALGGTLSQHLPESLGSAAHQPARATFGTNTVALKAGTRVAAILGAEAKVRCYHHQGIDRLGDGLVAAGHTADGVVEAAELPGGFVLGVQWHPEQDIADVRLFAALVNAAGEGR
- a CDS encoding glutamine synthetase family protein, whose product is MAGRRGLLTLDALRDRVAAGTIDTVLVAITDMQGRLQGKRCSAEYFLAEVVDHATEACNYLLAVDVDMNTVDGYEISSWERGYGDFVLRPDFSTLREIPWHEGTALVLADVERVQGGPVSVSPRQVLRRQLDRLAERGLVAYAGTELEFIVFDDSYESAWDKRYHGLKPANQYNVDYSMLGTARIEPLLRRIRNDMAGAGLYPESAKGECNPGQQEIAFRYTEALATCDNHSVYKNGAKEIAAQEGKSLTFMAKYNEREGNSCHIHLSLRSESGEAVLSGDGAYGFSSLMEHFLAGQLAALRELTYFFAPNINSYKRFVRGSFAPTAIAWGRDNRTCALRVVGHGESLRVENRVPGGDVNPYLAVAALVAAGLHGIENELQLEPEFTGNAYTSGNPVVPTTLSEAAVALDGSRIARDAFGDEVVDHYLNATRVELEAFESAVTDWERIRGFERL
- a CDS encoding DUF1700 domain-containing protein, translating into MSTEKPTAMRVYLARVRTALGDLPEAEIEEVLEDVRTHLAEIEVELGASAQVEALVERLGTPESYAAELRVAGGYPPAPKDAEVATPVPEKAPAGLLAPRIALWGMALVTAGMALMAFSAAVRIDPDALLGLLLLAPVFVASLWALLRRGIQPVLELPEVTGLRNALRKWREGSGERAAGYLRSLKPAWWVICAVVLVLFGLLLMVRHTTAAALLPFLVVAAAAVVWAGPRAPEDRRLMWFVVPVSAFVVGGIVGGFGAAVSRISPNNGAYYSDATSYAASGADNYGNQQLRFGDEELRNVYAFDASGKPLEDVYLYDDQGRPLTITRYGCEQDTGTTMRRDADNRFPRPKIVEGVQDSRGNVNGYNSTRAYCREESGVPFVAAIPKPPASTPPHSGPETSSTPAPPTQPAPPMR
- a CDS encoding PadR family transcriptional regulator, whose protein sequence is MEISQLLKGVLDLAVLAVLRDDDGYGYDVLRRLRVAGLEEVGDASVYGTLRRLYKAGLLTSYVVPSEEGPHRKYYSLNEPGRRRLTESVSTWRSFASAMENLLKEAK
- the mutM gene encoding bifunctional DNA-formamidopyrimidine glycosylase/DNA-(apurinic or apyrimidinic site) lyase, with the protein product MPELPEVETVRAGLQAHVAGRTVSSVEVRHERAIRRHALGAADFTGRLAGVTIAAARRRGKYLWLELSHGEAVLAHLGMSGQMLVQPGEVPDEKHLRVRVRFADGGPELRFVDQRTFGGLALDDLVEVEGETLPGTIAHIGRDPMDPRFDPVAAVRALRSRRTEIKRALLDQTLVSGIGNIYADEALWRAKLHGARPADRLTAVQGRAVLEAATDVMSAALKVGGTSFDALYVNVNGQSGYFERSLAAYGQEGLPCDRCGTAIRREPFMSRSSYFCPKCQRRPGSRR
- a CDS encoding DivIVA domain-containing protein, coding for MYRVFEALDELVTIVEEARGVPMTSSCVVPRGDVLELLDDVRDAFPGEVDDAQDVLDKRDDLLHAARKEAGETVAGANEEAERTVSDATSEAEQILADARARAEQMLADAHNEAERMVAGGQAEYQNLTERSRAESERMIQAGRDAYDRAIEDGRAEQARLVSQTEVVQAAHAESARIVDEAHAEADRQRVDCDAYVDGKLAEFSELLATTLRTVDSGRNHLRAPGNVGGGSRPTLYDYQV
- a CDS encoding YceD family protein; the encoded protein is MSENPDRTPRPAQLDDRSPWVIDTRELGRHAGLSRELRRSAPVETALGVPGVLEIPAGTPVELDLLLESVVEGVLVSGTAQAAATGECSRCLDPVTEDVEVELTELFAYPGSATEETTEEDEIPRLVDDRIDLEPTVRDAVVLALPLAPLCREDCAGLCSECGVKWADLEPGHGHEKIDPRWAALVDRIDGNAGGKPAHGSGEQA
- the rnc gene encoding ribonuclease III, with amino-acid sequence MGGKPVGGPAPDPAPLLEALGAVLDPELLRLSLTHRSYAYENGGLPPNERLEFLGDAVLGLVVTDHLYTTHPDLPEGQLAKLRASVVNMHALAGVARGLGEGGLGAHLLLGKGEELTGGRDKASILADGLEAVIGAVYLAHGIEIARKLVHHLFDGLLAEAPLRGAGLDWKTSLQELTASAGLGVPEYRVEDTGPDHRKEFTATVYVGGRPLGGGAGTTKKEAEQKAAETAWRALSEELGTGDEDTSTES
- the rpmF gene encoding 50S ribosomal protein L32, translating into MAVPKRKMSRSNTRSRRSQWKAAPVQLVPCSNRACRQPKLQHIACPACGQHNGRQVVEPA
- the coaD gene encoding pantetheine-phosphate adenylyltransferase, whose translation is MRRAVCPGSYDPATNGHLDIIERASALFDEVVVAVGVNKSKKGLFSVEERMEMLREITAKLPNVRVDSWHGLLVDYCRDNDIAAVAKGLRSVSDFDYELQMAQMNRELTGLETLLMANNPAYGFVSSSLVKEIAALGGDIEKLVPPVVYERLTAVFAKKD
- a CDS encoding general stress protein; amino-acid sequence: MTEAFTQTTFSQQPARPQFPTLPTGWPIGSYESYEQAQQAVDHLAGADFPVTDVTIVGIQPMLVERIAGRMSWGKMLGSAAVSGAVFGLFLGLVLSMLNPGAGLVPIVLGLVAGIAFNLLFGALGYAANRNKRGFVSQSQLVAQRYDVLSQPRNAERGRQLLADLAARSAFTH